From a region of the Phaeodactylum tricornutum CCAP 1055/1 chromosome 4, whole genome shotgun sequence genome:
- a CDS encoding mannosyltransferase (enzyme involved in N-glycan biosynthesis; Transfers an alpha-D-mannosyl residue from dolichyl-phosphate D-mannose into membrane lipid-linked oligosaccharide), translated as LLIMELGLNVVVIRKVAYTEIDWEAYMQEVEFWLDGELDYRKIYGGTGPLVYPAGFLYLFAWLRKLTNSGNDIQTAQYIFAAFYVGTQFAVLLLYQQILSSWLGMAVLCLSKRIHSIFVLRLFNDGPTMLLLYISMLLFTWNRWNVGCVVFSMAVSIKMNVLLFAPGLLLLLLQVGPDAQTVALRLGLGCALPQLILGAPFLTTYPVSYLRKAFELDRVFFYKWTVNFKFLPEEVFLSKGWAKILVALHVGTLAFCATQQLAQAKRKTSKQIFLLDQSSSNQNARRISPEYVVYIMFLSNFIGIAFARTLHYQFYCWYFHGLPYLLWSIPSYPLLLKIVIMGCIEAAFLSFPATSWSSAILQIAHLAILL; from the exons CTATTGATCATGGAACTTGGTCTCAATGTTGTGGTCATACGAAAAGTAGCTTACACCGAAATTGATTGGGAAGCTTACATGCAAGAAGTCGAATTCTGGTTGGACGGGGAATTGGACTACCGCAAAATCTATGGAGGAACTGGGCCATTGGTATACCCTGCAGGCTTTCTCTACCTTTTTGCGTGGCTGCGGAAATTGACAAATTCGGGCAACGATATTCAGACAGCGCAGTACATTTTTGCTGCATTTTATGTAGGCACGCAATTTGCCGTGCTATTATTGTATCAGCAAATTCTCAGCTCTTGGC TTGGTATGGCCGTGTTGTGTTTGTCCAAACGAATTCattccatttttgttttgcgTCTTTTTAACGACGGGCCTACTATGCTGCTTCTTTACATATCAATGCTACTCTTTACGTGGAATCGTTGGAACGTGGGCTGTGTCGTCTTCTCCATGGCGGTATCAATCAAGATGAACGTTTTATTATTCGCACCTGGTTTGTTATTGCTCCTCCTCCAGGTGGGCCCCGATGCACAAACAGTTGCTCTACGGCTTGGATTAGGATGTGCTCTACCACAGCTGATACTGGGGGCACCATTTTTGACGACGTACCCGGTTTCGTACCTGAGAAAAGCGTTCGAACTGGATCGCGTTTTCTTCTATAAATGGACTGTCAATTTCAAGTTCTTACCGGAGGAAGTTTTCTTGTCGAAGGGATGGGCCAAGATTCTTGTGGCGCTTCATGTCGGAACGTTGGCGTTCTGCGCTACCCAACAACTAGCCCAAGCCAAACGTAAAACATCGAAGCAGATCTTCCTGTTGGACCAAAGTTCTTCGAACCAGAATGCCCGTCGAATTTCTCCCGAGTATGTTGTGTACATCATGTTTCTCTCAAATTTTATCGGTATAGCCTTTGCGAGAACTCTGCACTATCAGTTTTAT TGCTGGTACTTTCACGGCTTGCCGTACCTCCTTTGGTCAATACCGAGTTATCCTTTGCTTTTAAAGATTGTGATAATGGGGTGCATTGAGGCAGCGTTTTTGTCATTTCCGGCGACTTCTTGGAGCTCCGCCATATTGCAGATCGCTCACCTTGCGATTTTGCTG
- a CDS encoding predicted protein, producing MKEELHRLQVLKSYLILDAEREESFERITALACRIFNVPIALVSLVDLGRQWFMSNRGLGSVRETPRKYAFCAHAILNKHNLLVVPDASKDFRFETNPLVTGPPNIRFYAGSPLVSPEGYKLGTLCIIDSKVRPEGLLDAEKATLRDLADMVV from the coding sequence ATGAAAGAAGAGCTTCATCGCTTGCAAGTTTTGAAATCCTACCTTATTCTGGATGCTGAACGGGAAGAAAGCTTTGAGCGCATAACTGCACTTGCTTGTCGCATCTTCAACGTCCCCATCGCTCTCGTCAGTCTCGTAGATCTTGGTCGTCAATGGTTCATGTCGAATCGAGGTTTGGGTAGTGTGCGGGAAACTCCGAGAAAATACGCTTTTTGTGCACATGCAATTCTAAACAAGCACAACCTACTCGTTGTACCGGATGCTTCGAAGGACTTTCGTTTTGAGACAAATCCTCTCGTCACTGGTCCTCCGAACATTCGATTTTACGCTGGCTCTCCTTTGGTATCCCCTGAAGGATACAAGTTGGGAACACTTTGCATAATTGATAGCAAGGTTCGTCCAGAAGGTCTTTTGGATGCGGAGAAAGCTACGCTCCGAGACTTGGCCGATATGGTGGTG
- a CDS encoding predicted protein, which yields MLARSIGSSTARLRLTNSKDFAGVDRARQVVRDFSSWQQRQQVRFHSFARITPGLVSSSDLVENSCCRRSTENPLFQQVRWKRKDGHKAFGRERPPTKAQRKRYNRSLQAKESKHGVPGSKAGIRREWEAERREDIMNPPPDLQLDDMEYGMGDAMLDDLMGNTAYLTAQETPEPAYLGHLHKKFFSQAANRMQTYKDQLERLSDPNSDTSQLVAADRVEMPNDKNISLALRAFRDRYGTKRQPIGMVKALEHLVKDIGVPITAFGENTYTTLMTCSRSPAEARRIIDLMRKEQHPVSSYSWSILVDTYAKAGDFKGCANAQLEMINDGIPPTLVSFTSLLAACAKVCNDGRVAHSIRAQAGKLGWEKWQEMRVVGVHPDVMAYGAMLKLTAARGHPERAINILEEMQQMDVKPTTLCFSYALRAVAKSHSTSIRYERGASRKMKRREFLTHHHGKLARSIVLLAENAEVKQDQGFVSALIMCAAAAGDVATAKAIYIASQIRQLDELRTIGSDQHLARLRGEDIHQYEGGLLEDPSLSNTNSSLSLPPQNMGRKYPSFEEREYGKDSRVLSAILHACACAVDKNGIGDMWQGRENQGYLCENSLRLLKARQVPKFVDNSIPGQTRTDALKWEGEYRDEDYRGKKRSPRKFRGVEEDIEAGTTLDQVDGDIARMYEDKEGRLKKEYRSTSFEDVWKLKYGEDWANDSGTKRIEERPMFNLESGLTSTGTGDASVRDDGTNEIEEQMFFDRESMRWTTIPLSERTKTRPSSVEINLPAVEGPPPEHEEMYFHKETSRWMTRAVTPSNMTPETEKNMSQAVSPSESRDAQEAVDFDDSNEDLYFDKDERRWKTRSRADAENARRTAFENQILQAKSQPNTKMADREKVDTEKTVKKGHEFQIFYSELRKEMQESGETIDDLTEDEAYELFLSAEEEYNEMMDMDPDEFSTLIDELDDEELATLSSKSLPEPESALSSNLGAAEIKSKQELHAKIEELKDEWDDSDDAPDDMFEPSFSPSSYKSVHSQSSPVREKTFLEEPTVTTTHAAQEPTISSVRVLDAEYVEKPLTGQSPSPKNVGLEQIAGGRDVFPGAFQEHAAATDAESFTKIDEQLELLRGMLPGFSDKRLSKIRKAFRSSLGDPSLLELTLIAREQMPDYITNNWLKHMSSLTSRYIMHKAVEEEKIDVHVLNAVLELDTAAGSLDRALQFYETEFAIRNLEPTAYSARLVIQMFVKNKRLQRALTFKNSIEMRGRTLDILSYGALIDYCSRHEQLGSALLLLKECLSKHEAPPGEAYLKHVRLLCRQADLIEEIGLEDMIGKDPIEWLRHGEANLKRDMSKKGRRDINLGRNRLMQL from the exons ATGCTGGCACGTTCTATAGGAAGTTCTACAGCTCGTCTTCGGCTTACAAATAGCAAAGACTTTGCGGGAGTTGACCGAGCGCGTCAAGTTGTACGAGATTTTTCCTCTTGGCAACAACGTCAACAAGTCCGTTTTCATTCGTTTGCTAGAATCACACCCGGATTAGTATCCAGCAGCGATCTAGTTGAAAACTCTTGCTGCAGAAGAAGTACCGAAAATCCCCTATTTCAACAGGTGCggtggaaaaggaaagacgGACACAAGGCTTTCGGTCGCGAGCGCCCGCCAACGAAGGCACAACGCAAACGCTATAACCGGTCCTtgcaagcaaaagaaagcaaGCATGGAGTCCCGGGGAGTAAGGCAGGAATACGGCGAGAGTGGGAAGCGGAACGAAGAGAAGATATAATGAACCCCCCACCAGATCTCCAGCTAGATGACATGGAGTATGGAATGGGAGACGCTATGCTAGACGATCTCATGGGCAACACAGCATATTTGACGGCTCAAGAAACTCCCGAGCCGGCATACCTTGGACATCTCCACAAAAAGTTCTTTAGCCAAGCTGCTAACCGTATGCAAACGTATAAAGATCAGCTGGAGCGATTAAGCGACCCCAATAGCGACACGAGCCAACTGGTGGCCGCGGACCGCGTGGAAATgccaaacgacaaaaacatTTCTCTCGCGCTTCGTGCTTTTCGCGATCGGTACGGCACCAAACGACAACCGATAGGAATGGTGAAAGCGTTGGAGCATCTGGTGAAAGATATCGGTGTTCCTATTACCGCTTTTGGCGAAAATACCTACACAACTCTAATGACGTGTAGCCGCAGTCCAGCCGAAGCTCGACGTATCATTGACTTGATGAGAAAAGAGCAGCATCCTGTCTCGTCGTACAGCTGGTCCATTTTAGTAGATACGTACGCAAAGGCTGGCGACTTTAAAGGCTGTGCAAATGCACAACTCGAAATGATTAACGACGGTATTCCTCCAACCTTGGTATCCTTTACCTCCCTTCTCGCGGCTTGTGCCAAAGTTTGCAATGACGGTCGCGTTGCGCATAGTATTCGAGCTCAGGCGGGAAAACTGGGCTGGGAAAAGTGGCAAGAAATGCGTGTGGTGGGTGTTCATCCGGATGTGATGGCCTACGGTGCTATGCTAAAGCTCACGGCAGCTCGGGGACATCCGGAACGTGCAATTAATATTCTAGAAGAAATGCAACAAATGGATGTCAAGCCCACAACCCTTTGTTTCAGCTATGCTCTTCGAGCAGTCGCTAAGAGTCATTCAACATCCATTCGCTACGAGCGAGGTGCATCGCGAAAGATGAAAAGACGGGAGTTTCTGACGCATCACCACGGTAAGCTCGCGCGGTCGATTGTACTTCTTGCCGAAAACGCTGAAGTCAAACAGGACCAGGGATTTGTATCAGCACTTATAATGTGTGCAGCTGCTGCCGGTGATGTTGCTACTGCCAAGGCGATTTATATTGCTAGCCAAATCCGCCAATTGGATGAGCTTCGAACTATTGGATCTGATCAGCATCTGGCAAGACTGAGAGGAGAGGACATCCATCAATATGAGGGTGGCCTTTTGGAAGATCCTTCTCTTTCGAATACAAACTCTTCTCTCAGCTTGCCTCCTCAAAACATGGGTCGTAAGTATCCAAGTTTCGAAGAACGAGAATATGGGAAAGACTCGAGAGTTCTCTCTGCCATTCTTCACGCCTGTGCATGTGCTGTTGATAAAAATGGTATCGGTGATATGTGGCAAGGTCGCGAAAACCAAGGGTATTTGTGCGAAAATTCTCTTCGGCTACTCAAGGCTCGACAGGTGCCAAAGTTTGTCGATAATTCTATTCCTGGCCAAACGAGGACGGATGCACTCAAGTGGGAAGGAGAGTATCGGGATGAGGACTATCGCGGAAAAAAGCGGAGTCCTCGTAAATTCCGAGGAGTCGAAGAAGACATCGAAGCCGGAACGACTCTTGATCAGGTTGACGGGGACATTGCTCGTATGTATGAAGACAAAGAGGGCcgtttgaaaaaggaataCCGAAGCACGTCATTCGAGGACGTTTGGAAATTGAAATATGGCGAGGATTGGGCCAACGACAGCGGTACAAAAAGGATCGAAGAAAGGCCGATGTTCAACCTCGAGTCAGGTCTGACGTCAACAGGAACAGGAGACGCTTCTGTACGGGATGACGGCACTAATGAGATCGAAGAACAAATGTTCTTTGACAGAGAATCCATGCGATGGACGACAATACCATTAAGCGAACGGACGAAAACGCGACCGTCTAGTGTAGAGATTAATTTACCTGCAGTTGAAGGTCCGCCGCCGGAGCATGAAGAGATGTATTTTCATAAAGAGACATCTCGTTGGATGACTCGTGCGGTTACGCCATCGAACATGACACCAGAAACTGAAAAAAACATGTCGCAGGCTGTTAGCCCCTCAGAATCGCGTGACGCACAGGAAGCTGTCGACttcgacgacagcaacgagGACCTATacttcgacaaagacgaGAGGCGTTGGAAAACGAGAAGCAGAGCAGACGCAGAGAACGCACGTCGAACCGCGTTTGAAAACCAGATCCTTCAAGCGAAGAGCCAGCCAAACACGAAAATGGCAGACAGAGAGAAG GTCGACACCGAAAAGACAGTTAAAAAAGGACACGAGTTTCAGATCTTCTACAGCGAACTTCGAAAGGAAATGCAAGAAAGTGGAGAGACGATTGACGATTTGACGGAGGATGAAGCCTATGAACTATTCTTGTCTGCAGAAGAAGAATACAACGAAATGATGGACATGGATCCAGACGAGTTTTCGACTTTGATCGACGAGCtcgatgacgaagaattggctACCCTATCTTCTAAATCTTTGCCTGAGCCGGAAAGTGCTCTTTCTTCCAATCTTGGAGCGGCTGAGATCAAGTCAAAACAAGAGTTACATGCTAAGATTGAAGAACTAAAGGATGAATGGGACGATAGCGATGATGCCCCGGATGATATGTTCGAGCCATCTTTCTCCCCCAGCTCATATAAGAGCGTCCATAGCCAATCTTCTCCTGTTCGCGAGAAGACATTTCTGGAGGAACCAACGGTGACAACCACTCACGCTGCACAGGAACCTACCATTTCTTCCGTGAGAGTGTTGGATGCAGAATATGTTGAAAAGCCACTCACCGGACAATCTCCTTCACCGAAAAATGTTGGCCTTGAGCAAATTGCTGGTGGTCGAGACGTTTTCCCCGGTGCGTTTCAGGAGCATGCTGCAGCCACGGACGCGGAGAGTTTTACCAAGATCGACGAGCAACTAGAGTTGCTCCGTGGCATGCTTCCAGGGTTTTCCGACAAGAGACTAAGTAAGATTCGAAAAGCCTTCCGCAGCTCGCTTGGCGACCCTTCTCTACTCGAGCTCACTTTAATTGCACGGGAGCAAATGCCTGATTACATCACCAATAATTGGCTCAAGCATATGAGCAGTTTGACCTCTCGCTACATCATGCATAAGGCTGTTGAGGAAGAGAAAATTGATGTTCACGTGCTCAATGCTGTCCTCGAGCTCGATACGGCAGCTGGTAGCCTAGACCGGGCGTTGCAATTTTATGAGACCGAGTTTGCTATCCGAAATTTGGAGCCAACGGCATACAGCGCCCGGCTTGTGATACAAATGTTTGTCAAAAATAAAAGACTGCAACGTGCTTTGACGTTCAAGAACTCGATTGAAATGAGGGGAAGGACGCTTGACATACTGTCATACGGCGCCTTGATAGACTATTGCAGTCGCCATGAACAACTGGGATCGGCCCTACTGCTTTTAAAGGAGTGCCTTAGTAAGCACGAGGCGCCACCTGGCGAAGCCTACCTCAAGCATGTCCGACTGCTGTGTCGTCAAGCCGACCTTATTGAAGAAATTGGCCTGGAAGATATGATTGGCAAAGATCCGATCGAATGGCTGAGGCACGGCGAGGCAAATCTCAAGCGAGATATGTCTAAAAAAGGCCGCCGCGATATTAATCTTGGGCGGAATCGACTCATGCAGCTTTAA
- a CDS encoding predicted protein, with translation MEIRKRQALVIEDSLVVRKSLAQAFERLGFVVTQAVDGLEGLNALKETIFDVTLCDFLMPVMDGMDCVKQYRDWERENRPWFRQLIIGISAHANANDSGQGIKVGMDQFWPKPVSIKKLM, from the coding sequence ATGGAAATCCGCAAACGCCAAGCTTTGGTTATCGAGGACTCATTGGTCGTACGAAAAAGCCTGGCACAAGCGTTCGAGCGGCTTGGCTTCGTGGTGACGCAAGCGGTAGACGGTCTGGAAGGATTGAATGCGCTTAAAGAAACTATATTCGATGTGACTCTTTGCGATTTTTTGATGCCGGTTATGGACGGCATGGACTGCGTTAAGCAATATCGAGACTGGGAGCGTGAGAACAGACCCTGGTTTCGTCAGCTTATCATTGGTATTTCAGCACATGCCAATGCCAACGACAGTGGGCAGGGAATAAAAGTCGGAATGGACCAATTCTGGCCCAAACCGGTCAGTATCAAGAAACTTATG
- a CDS encoding predicted protein → MISSVALKALRGLATPREKTGYCATGLFSSLNKAFAPSLNSELNDARSMVTQRRCKHSSTQLKRKFFQNPARARVEARRGVDRTPEPVGPRMYEAVFAFTMLPNGWSAPPGPDVQLPEYPFQMKRTKNKPSNAIGFLPVYSKFRKDGTKTTTLIKKVKGDREAFIRELRAVLDLPVPVLAREDALRIRVGGTIEVDGNHQTGTPCNNVLLLLPHHGTGLQESERFVWTSHSTSKKRLLLEMAPTLAEIKTLVASGPKSTSLPQLEAYLDAQTSGSVPYEADAVRYLVKTYQLFPGTMNESKVAYACMLALLEGYPSTDILALSYMIPIAVQKTEPCATVLECASQLEACQFVAFWKTYEKLKSSEDPVIAVFAKNSIVKLQGAILDVLALSYKDAPTQVVLSALNASSPALVTALEHSSVEYVNDSTVSFQATVDNTKRQRVYQEGVTYAAITSLMNQIA, encoded by the exons ATGATCTCTTCTGTTGCTTTGAAAGCTTTACGAGGGCTAGCTACACCACGCGAAAAGACCGGATACTGCGCCACCGGATTATTCTCGTCCCTCAACAAGGCGTTCGCTCCGTCACTTAATTCTGAGCTGAATGATGCACGGTCAATGGTTACACAACGGCGGTGTAAGCATTCTTCTACGCAGCTGAAGCGAAAGTTCTTTCAAAATCCGGCTCGAGCCCGTGTTGAAGCTCGTAGGGGTGTGGACCGGACGCCGGAGCCTGTGGGTCCGCGAATGTACGAGGCCGTTTTCGCCTTTACAATGCTCCCTAATGGTTGGTCAGCACCACCTGGTCCCGATGTACAGCTTCCAGAATATCCATTTCAGATGAAGCGTACCAAAAATAAGCCGAGCAATGCGATCGGATTCTTACCTGTTTATTCCAAATTTCG CAAGGACGGTACAAAGACCACTACACTTATTAAAAAAGTCAAAGGTGACCGGGAAGCCTTCATAAGAGAATTGCGGGCTGTCTTGGACTTACCGGTCCCGGTACTTGCGCGCGAAGATGCTCTTCGTATTCGAGTAGGTGGTACAATTGAAGTGGATGGCAATCAT CAAACTGGGACTCCTTGCAACAACGTTCTGTTGCTGCTACCCCATCACGGTACCGGATTACAAGAATCCGAGAGATTCGTGTGGACCTCACATTCTACATCCAAAAAgcgcttactgttagagaTGGCTCCTACGCTCGCTGAAATTAAGACCCTGGTTGCATCAGGTCCGAAATCCACTTCGCTGCCGCAACTCGAGGCGTACTTGGATGCGCAAACATCGGGGTCGGTTCCGTATGAAGCCGATGCCGTACGCTATCTGGTGAAGACCTATCAACTTTTCCCGGGGACCATGAATGAAAGTAAGGTTGCGTACGCGTGCATGTTGGCTTTACTCGAGGGCTATCCTAGTACGGACATTTTGGCTTTGTCGTATATGATTCCAATAGCGGTACAGAAGACCGAACCCTGTGCCACGGTTCTGGAATGTGCTTCGCAGTTGGAAGCGTGTCAGTTTGTAGCATTTTGGAAAACGTATGAGAAATTGAAGTCGTCCGAAGATCCGGTAATTGCGGTCTTCGCGAAAAATTCGATTGTGAAACTGCAGGGGGCCATTTTGGACGTTCTAGCGTTGTCCTACAAGGATGCACCTACGCAAGTTGTCCTTTCCGCATTGAATGCTTCGTCACCGGCTCTTGTGACAGCCTTGGAGCATTCTTCTGTAGAATATGTCAATGATTCGACTGTGTCCTTCCAAGCGACAGTCGACAACACGAAAAGACAGCGTGTGTATCAAGAAGGCGTTACGTACGCAGCCATTACTTCCCTGATGAACCAGATCGCGTAG